In Polynucleobacter ibericus, a genomic segment contains:
- a CDS encoding putative selenate ABC transporter substrate-binding protein — protein MKFLQITLLKKFSALLLAFGFACSISTGVLAQDVLRISAIPDESPTELQRKFKPLGDYLSKETGMKVEFTPVTDYAAVVEALATKKIDMAWLGGFTYVQTKIRTNGTAIPIIQRVEDEKFTSVFIVPADSTLKTLGELKGKTMAFGSPSSTSGHLMPRYFLMQAGINPDKDFKNIAFSGAHDATVAFVASGKADVGALNASVWTKLNEAKNPNALKSKVLSTTPPYFDYNWTVRGDLDPALVKKITDAFLKLDASNPNYKELMDLQRASKYVTTKSSNYDDIEKAARSAGLIK, from the coding sequence ATGAAATTCCTACAAATTACTCTTCTCAAAAAATTCTCTGCACTATTGCTAGCATTTGGTTTTGCTTGCAGCATCAGCACTGGAGTCTTAGCCCAGGATGTCTTGCGTATCTCAGCTATTCCTGATGAGTCGCCTACAGAGCTACAGCGCAAATTTAAACCGCTTGGCGACTACCTCTCCAAAGAAACTGGCATGAAAGTGGAATTCACCCCGGTGACTGACTATGCTGCAGTTGTAGAGGCTTTAGCAACCAAGAAGATTGATATGGCTTGGCTAGGTGGGTTTACTTATGTGCAGACCAAAATTAGAACAAATGGCACAGCTATTCCGATTATTCAGCGTGTTGAAGATGAAAAATTTACGAGCGTCTTTATCGTGCCTGCTGATAGCACATTAAAAACGCTAGGCGAATTAAAAGGTAAAACGATGGCCTTTGGTTCCCCCTCTTCCACTTCGGGTCACTTAATGCCACGTTATTTTTTAATGCAAGCCGGCATTAACCCAGATAAAGACTTTAAGAACATCGCCTTTTCAGGAGCGCATGATGCAACAGTAGCCTTTGTAGCTAGCGGCAAAGCTGATGTTGGAGCACTTAACGCCTCGGTATGGACAAAATTGAACGAGGCTAAAAATCCGAATGCACTCAAATCAAAAGTACTCTCTACAACGCCCCCTTATTTTGATTACAACTGGACGGTACGGGGAGATTTAGATCCAGCTTTAGTAAAGAAGATTACTGATGCTTTCTTAAAGCTCGATGCAAGCAATCCTAACTACAAAGAATTGATGGATCTTCAACGTGCAAGCAAATATGTAACAACCAAATCATCGAATTACGACGATATTGAAAAAGCTGCTCGCTCAGCTGGATTAATTAAGTAG
- a CDS encoding phosphonate ABC transporter ATP-binding protein — MGFSLQQLSFKHSNGTPALSQVSLAASAGECIAIIGPSGSGKTTLLNILATALKPTHGSTEILGANPWSLSKSSLRKLRSTIGLVHQAPPIPLRQRVITAILAGRLGQWPLWKSILSLIYPVDIIGPQSCLERLDLTDKLFDRCDCLSGGQLQRVGVARVMYQEPQLILADEPVSAMDPVLSDLTISVLIAETKKRNATLVSSLHAVDIALRWFPRIIGIRDGQVMFDLPSSEVGEAILKELYASELGGLPMQTNHPML, encoded by the coding sequence GTGGGATTTTCCTTACAACAACTGAGCTTTAAGCACAGCAATGGCACACCCGCACTAAGCCAAGTATCTTTAGCAGCTAGTGCCGGTGAGTGCATTGCCATTATTGGACCTTCTGGCTCAGGTAAGACAACGCTTTTGAACATCCTCGCTACTGCTTTAAAGCCAACTCATGGAAGCACTGAAATACTGGGAGCCAATCCCTGGAGTCTATCGAAATCATCCCTCAGAAAATTACGGTCAACCATTGGTTTAGTCCATCAAGCACCACCGATTCCTTTGAGACAACGCGTCATCACTGCCATTCTTGCAGGTCGGCTCGGGCAATGGCCTCTATGGAAATCAATTTTGTCATTAATTTATCCGGTGGATATTATTGGTCCGCAGTCCTGTCTTGAGCGCTTAGATCTCACTGATAAGCTATTTGATCGGTGCGATTGTCTATCGGGCGGCCAACTACAACGTGTCGGCGTTGCCAGAGTGATGTATCAAGAGCCGCAACTGATTCTTGCTGACGAGCCAGTATCTGCAATGGATCCTGTACTGTCTGATCTCACTATTAGCGTCTTGATTGCCGAGACCAAGAAACGAAATGCCACCTTAGTCTCAAGCCTTCATGCAGTAGATATTGCCCTGCGCTGGTTTCCACGCATTATTGGAATTCGAGATGGTCAAGTCATGTTTGACTTACCCTCCAGTGAAGTTGGCGAGGCCATATTGAAAGAACTCTATGCATCAGAACTCGGCGGTCTCCCGATGCAAACCAACCATCCTATGCTCTAA
- a CDS encoding PhnE/PtxC family ABC transporter permease, translating to MLLKSTPRDPATPYRFFGLVVAICILWPMLQLAQFEPMLLIDPNNTKVMGDFLEQFFPPNIQPDFLSLVLKATVETLAMATAGIALAMIIAIPLGLIISYNLSISRIGPSSDHQLAQFVRFLARTLMLVLRGIPEIVWALLLVRVFGLGPIAGVLAIAITYGGMLAKVYSEILESGNTLPARALILTGSGRIASFLYGLLPSSAQELASYTVYRWECAVRASVVMGFVGAGGLGQLMDQSMKMLNGGEVSTILIVFLGLVLLADYISLVIRKQLA from the coding sequence ATGCTGCTAAAAAGCACTCCTAGAGACCCTGCAACACCCTATCGTTTTTTTGGACTGGTAGTTGCTATTTGTATTCTATGGCCCATGTTACAACTGGCTCAGTTTGAGCCCATGCTCTTGATTGATCCTAACAACACTAAAGTCATGGGTGACTTTTTAGAGCAATTTTTTCCACCCAATATTCAGCCAGATTTTTTATCGCTTGTTCTAAAAGCTACTGTTGAAACTTTAGCCATGGCGACTGCAGGAATAGCCTTAGCAATGATCATTGCCATTCCACTTGGCTTAATCATTTCTTATAACTTATCAATTTCAAGAATTGGCCCAAGTTCTGATCATCAGCTTGCTCAATTTGTAAGATTTCTTGCGCGTACTTTGATGTTAGTGCTACGAGGCATTCCAGAAATTGTATGGGCGCTTTTGCTAGTCAGAGTATTTGGCCTGGGTCCTATTGCGGGTGTTTTGGCTATTGCTATCACCTATGGCGGCATGTTGGCAAAGGTCTACTCTGAAATTCTAGAATCTGGCAACACCCTGCCCGCTAGAGCACTCATTCTTACTGGAAGCGGACGCATAGCCTCATTTCTATATGGTCTACTACCAAGCTCAGCCCAAGAGCTTGCCTCTTACACCGTCTATCGCTGGGAGTGCGCTGTTAGGGCCTCTGTAGTCATGGGATTTGTAGGCGCGGGTGGACTGGGTCAACTCATGGATCAATCTATGAAAATGCTCAATGGTGGAGAAGTTTCTACTATCTTGATTGTTTTCTTGGGTTTGGTATTACTGGCTGACTATATTAGCTTGGTAATCAGAAAGCAGTTAGCATGA
- the phnE gene encoding phosphonate ABC transporter, permease protein PhnE: MSRPISIQPARQFCLKCLLMLLIIFGVTISSFIYLSLNPADLFTFQAMKNMAEFIGRFFPPDLSVDFLEKIWQGILQTLAISALATLIAAALSILISLPVSGRFGAIAKWLSRFFCNFLRSVPELVWAALMVLAVGLGPFAGTLALTLHTTGVLGRLFGETLENNPIAASNALVLGGSGRIASFLYGTLPGIAPQLLSYSLYRWEMNIRMATILGFVGAGGLGQMLYYELSLLREAQASTVIIAMLLLVILVDLISTKLRRIQMHNLG; the protein is encoded by the coding sequence ATGAGCAGGCCTATTAGCATTCAACCAGCTCGTCAATTTTGCTTGAAGTGTCTTCTCATGCTGTTGATTATTTTTGGCGTAACCATTAGCAGCTTTATTTATCTATCGCTAAATCCAGCCGATCTATTTACCTTCCAGGCCATGAAAAATATGGCGGAGTTTATTGGACGATTTTTCCCACCAGATCTCAGCGTTGATTTTTTAGAAAAAATTTGGCAAGGCATTCTCCAAACACTGGCTATCTCGGCTTTAGCAACACTCATCGCTGCGGCACTCAGCATTCTGATTTCACTTCCTGTATCAGGCAGATTTGGGGCTATCGCTAAATGGCTATCGCGCTTCTTCTGTAACTTCCTAAGATCTGTGCCAGAGCTCGTTTGGGCAGCATTAATGGTTCTCGCTGTTGGCTTAGGACCGTTTGCAGGAACCTTAGCCTTAACACTTCACACCACAGGCGTTTTAGGAAGATTATTTGGAGAAACTTTAGAAAACAATCCAATAGCCGCGAGCAATGCATTGGTTCTGGGTGGCTCCGGAAGAATCGCCTCCTTTTTATATGGCACCTTGCCTGGCATTGCACCCCAACTACTCTCATATAGCCTTTATCGCTGGGAAATGAATATTCGCATGGCAACTATTTTGGGGTTTGTAGGCGCTGGTGGCCTTGGACAGATGTTGTATTACGAACTCTCACTCCTTAGAGAGGCACAAGCATCCACCGTGATTATTGCTATGCTGTTATTGGTAATACTAGTAGATCTCATCAGCACCAAACTTCGCCGTATTCAGATGCACAATTTAGGCTAG
- the egtD gene encoding L-histidine N(alpha)-methyltransferase, translated as MKQKLTQELLLSLTADTPSISPKFFYDEIGSHLFEVITLLDEYYPTRTEKWIMDNYQSEIANAVGSCDALLDLGAGNCIKASQLFNSIKPKQYHALDISKEFLETAVADLRKQFPQISMSAHAVDLSQTFTFPTLQNLRKIFFFPGSSIGNYDPDKADAFFSNLAIQCNDDGGLLIGVDLVKDVQTLNCAYNDALGVTAAFNLNALLNINKLIGSNFNPVNWEHYAFFNTSLSRIEMHLRARDDVKVTIPELGSKDHVLTFKAGDLIHTENSYKYTQDDFVEKLRSAGFENIHSWTDPQNHFLVCFVNARKIS; from the coding sequence ATGAAACAGAAATTAACTCAAGAATTACTGCTTAGCCTTACTGCCGATACACCATCGATATCGCCAAAGTTTTTCTATGATGAGATAGGCTCACATCTATTTGAAGTGATTACGCTCCTGGACGAATACTATCCAACTCGTACTGAAAAGTGGATTATGGATAACTATCAAAGCGAGATTGCTAATGCAGTAGGTTCTTGCGATGCCCTCCTTGATCTTGGGGCGGGTAATTGCATAAAGGCTAGCCAGCTTTTTAATAGCATTAAACCCAAGCAATACCATGCATTAGATATTTCAAAAGAGTTTTTAGAGACGGCTGTCGCTGATTTACGAAAGCAGTTTCCACAGATCAGCATGTCTGCCCATGCAGTTGATTTGAGCCAAACATTCACATTTCCTACTTTGCAAAACTTAAGGAAAATATTTTTCTTTCCGGGATCTTCAATTGGCAACTACGACCCCGACAAAGCAGATGCATTTTTTAGTAATCTAGCTATTCAGTGCAATGATGATGGTGGATTACTGATTGGCGTTGATTTAGTCAAGGATGTTCAGACTCTAAATTGCGCCTACAACGATGCTTTGGGCGTTACAGCTGCATTTAATCTGAATGCCCTACTGAACATAAACAAGTTGATTGGTAGTAACTTTAATCCGGTGAACTGGGAGCATTACGCTTTTTTCAACACATCCCTGTCTCGTATTGAAATGCATCTGCGAGCCCGCGATGATGTGAAAGTGACTATTCCGGAGTTGGGCTCAAAAGATCATGTTCTTACATTTAAAGCAGGTGATTTAATTCATACTGAAAATAGCTACAAATATACTCAAGATGATTTTGTAGAAAAACTCCGTTCCGCTGGATTTGAGAATATCCACTCTTGGACTGATCCTCAAAATCACTTCCTAGTCTGCTTCGTAAATGCAAGAAAGATTTCTTAA
- the senB gene encoding selenoneine biosynthesis selenosugar synthase SenB, whose amino-acid sequence MTPAPPGSLHGNRMTAMRWQVFLRDLGYVSRVTESWSGGDAGLLITLHAYRSYQSILQFKRQYPDRPVALVLTGTDLYRDMAIHDEVLQSMNLADALVVLQSTALGSIPPNLRHKAEVIFQSVEVGAHSQNTGSGFQVAVIGHLREEKDPFCIARSQFLMPADSQAHVLHMGKAMNPEMERAAKDYSNKLDRYRWMGELSHEEAMRILSESRLMVISSRMEGGAHVVSEAIALGVPIIASDIAGNRGLLGDDYPGYYPVADEAALATLIHQAETDAHFYSALKKCIEARKHLISPQQEQESIQKLLNKLMSRQF is encoded by the coding sequence GTGACACCAGCACCGCCTGGTAGTCTGCATGGCAACCGTATGACGGCTATGCGCTGGCAGGTATTTTTACGGGATCTGGGTTACGTTTCTAGGGTAACTGAATCATGGTCCGGCGGAGATGCTGGTTTGCTCATTACACTGCATGCCTACCGTAGTTACCAATCTATTTTGCAATTTAAGAGGCAATATCCCGATAGGCCGGTTGCACTTGTTTTGACGGGCACCGATCTATATCGAGATATGGCTATCCATGATGAAGTACTGCAATCAATGAATTTAGCAGATGCCTTGGTAGTTTTACAATCAACTGCCTTGGGTTCTATTCCGCCCAACTTGCGACATAAGGCTGAAGTCATTTTTCAATCGGTAGAGGTGGGCGCTCATAGTCAAAATACGGGGTCAGGTTTTCAGGTGGCGGTAATTGGTCATCTGAGGGAGGAGAAAGATCCGTTCTGTATTGCCCGTAGCCAATTTCTTATGCCTGCTGATTCTCAAGCGCATGTCTTGCATATGGGTAAGGCTATGAATCCTGAAATGGAGCGTGCAGCTAAGGACTACAGCAACAAACTTGATCGCTATCGATGGATGGGCGAGTTAAGCCATGAGGAAGCCATGAGGATTCTTTCTGAAAGTCGCTTAATGGTGATTTCTAGTCGCATGGAGGGTGGGGCACATGTTGTCTCTGAGGCGATAGCGTTAGGTGTTCCGATCATTGCATCGGATATAGCGGGTAACCGAGGTTTGCTTGGAGACGACTACCCTGGTTATTACCCAGTTGCCGATGAAGCTGCACTTGCAACTCTGATACATCAAGCAGAAACGGATGCACATTTTTACTCTGCACTGAAAAAGTGTATCGAGGCTCGCAAGCATCTCATTAGCCCACAGCAAGAGCAAGAATCAATTCAAAAATTACTGAATAAGCTAATGAGCAGGCAGTTTTAA